A window of Deinococcus radiotolerans contains these coding sequences:
- a CDS encoding glycosyltransferase, translated as MKGPPEPGWARAYRTVTAVWLLGKALTLAVNAVTFPRLRPAPVPVGGPRVSILIPARNEAANLPVTLPGVLAQGAHEVLVLDDRSDDGTGDVARHLGARVIPGAARPDGWHGKPWACQQLLRAASGDILIFTDADVTWHPGALGGLLRELHASGADLLSVQPRQSNVTPGERLLTPLVDAAVLSYFPFPLLRMTPPHPLATIANGQVMAYRRAALTRVGGYAAVRDQVLEDTVMARRLGQLGLRVSTVMGQACIGVRMYRSYPDSVAGFGKNALPIHLNSRAFMLASVALHVAGHTLPWLLPLPNRNALRAASLLERLAVNLIAGRRTPADLAEGLLGPVTPLLALPVMVRALRRRVSWKGREYRQ; from the coding sequence GTGAAGGGGCCGCCCGAGCCGGGCTGGGCGCGGGCGTACCGCACGGTCACCGCCGTGTGGCTGCTCGGCAAGGCGCTGACGCTGGCGGTGAACGCCGTGACCTTCCCGCGCCTGCGTCCCGCCCCCGTGCCAGTGGGGGGGCCGCGCGTGTCCATCCTGATCCCCGCGCGGAACGAGGCGGCGAACCTCCCGGTCACGCTGCCCGGCGTGCTCGCGCAGGGCGCGCACGAGGTGCTCGTGCTGGACGACCGCAGCGACGACGGTACGGGCGACGTGGCCCGCCACCTGGGTGCCCGCGTCATTCCCGGCGCGGCGCGGCCGGACGGCTGGCACGGGAAGCCCTGGGCGTGCCAGCAGCTCCTGCGGGCCGCGAGCGGCGACATCCTGATCTTCACGGACGCGGACGTCACGTGGCATCCGGGCGCGCTGGGCGGCCTGCTGCGCGAACTGCACGCGTCCGGCGCGGACCTGCTGAGCGTGCAGCCGCGCCAGTCGAACGTCACGCCCGGCGAGCGGCTGCTCACGCCCCTGGTGGACGCCGCCGTGCTGTCGTACTTCCCGTTCCCGCTGCTGCGCATGACCCCGCCTCACCCGCTGGCGACCATCGCGAACGGGCAGGTCATGGCGTACCGCCGCGCCGCGCTGACCCGCGTGGGCGGGTACGCCGCCGTGCGGGATCAGGTGCTGGAGGACACCGTCATGGCCCGCAGGCTGGGTCAGCTGGGCCTGCGGGTCTCCACCGTCATGGGTCAGGCGTGCATCGGCGTGCGGATGTACCGCTCGTACCCGGACTCCGTGGCGGGCTTCGGGAAGAACGCGCTGCCCATCCACCTGAACTCGCGGGCGTTCATGCTGGCCAGCGTGGCGCTGCACGTCGCGGGGCACACGCTGCCGTGGCTGCTGCCCCTGCCGAACCGCAACGCGCTGCGCGCCGCGAGCCTGCTGGAACGGCTGGCCGTGAACCTCATCGCGGGCCGCCGCACGCCCGCCGATCTGGCCGAGGGGCTGCTGGGGCCGGTCACGCCGCTGCTGGCCCTGCCGGTCATGGTGCGCGCCCTGCGCCGCCGCGTCAGCTGGAAGGGCCGCGAGTACCGGCAGTGA
- a CDS encoding lysophospholipid acyltransferase family protein: protein MTAPDRPGTDAPQRHAWATGLLALSIRRSVRGGLGGVWVRGPLPGGGAVLAPNHHSWWDGYVLREVALACGQPFSVLMTARQLSRFPFLRRVGALRADEVRAGVRRARAGWLVVFPEGELHPAGPLRGVQPGAAWIARHAGVALVPVALRVVLRGAQFPEAFVRVGPPVDAADLPGALAALLADLDADLLGSDPEAPLAGYLRLVPGRASRSDRVDWPSRLLTWLTGDRA, encoded by the coding sequence TTGACCGCACCTGACCGCCCCGGCACCGACGCGCCGCAGCGGCACGCCTGGGCGACCGGACTGCTGGCCCTGAGCATCCGCCGCAGCGTGCGCGGCGGGCTGGGCGGCGTGTGGGTGCGCGGCCCGCTGCCCGGCGGCGGGGCGGTGCTGGCCCCGAACCATCACAGCTGGTGGGACGGGTACGTGCTGCGCGAGGTGGCCCTGGCGTGCGGGCAGCCGTTCAGCGTCCTGATGACGGCGCGGCAGCTCTCACGCTTCCCGTTCCTGCGGCGGGTAGGCGCCCTGCGCGCGGACGAGGTGCGGGCCGGGGTGCGCCGCGCCCGCGCGGGCTGGCTGGTGGTCTTTCCGGAGGGCGAACTGCACCCGGCGGGCCCGCTGCGGGGCGTGCAGCCGGGCGCGGCGTGGATCGCGCGGCACGCGGGGGTGGCGCTGGTGCCGGTGGCGCTGCGGGTGGTGCTGCGCGGCGCGCAGTTCCCGGAGGCGTTCGTGCGCGTCGGGCCGCCGGTGGACGCCGCTGACCTGCCGGGTGCCCTGGCGGCGCTGCTGGCCGACCTGGACGCCGACCTGCTGGGCAGCGACCCGGAGGCGCCGCTGGCCGGGTACCTGCGGCTGGTGCCGGGCCGCGCGAGCCGCTCGGACCGGGTGGACTGGCCCTCGCGGCTGCTGACGTGGCTGACCGGGGACCGCGCGTGA
- a CDS encoding carotenoid biosynthesis protein, whose translation MSFSPTVWRAGLGFAALGVAFLGALLVLADLAAGWALIALGLPLSGVLALAGDALGRDFAGVLASRFAGLLAVTRPWMWFVALYVALKIPVPLWPEGFPVLGLASTGALFVAALLFVWERENAWKAGVMALVAFALGLGVEVLGSRTGIPFGLYSYQTAPGPTLLGVPLIVPLGWFALTLTATSLSGGRPWLAGLLMLLWDVGLEPLMTAQRYWLWSDPWPLWAGAPVQNFLGWWGVGWLISWVFTGLAPRLFGLRREEWAWALPWQSRDFPLHWGPSLSLLPGGAARGADFRVVYPIEAFFLPGGLVLVGRYAEAGVTLAAMLAGLWLARRVTRFDRT comes from the coding sequence GTGAGCTTCTCCCCCACCGTGTGGCGCGCCGGGCTGGGCTTCGCAGCGCTGGGCGTGGCGTTCCTGGGGGCGCTGCTGGTCCTGGCGGATCTGGCGGCCGGCTGGGCGCTGATCGCGCTGGGGCTGCCGCTGTCGGGCGTGCTGGCGCTGGCGGGGGACGCGCTGGGCCGGGACTTCGCGGGGGTGCTGGCGTCGCGGTTCGCGGGGTTGCTGGCGGTGACGCGGCCGTGGATGTGGTTCGTGGCGCTGTACGTGGCGCTGAAGATCCCGGTGCCGCTGTGGCCGGAGGGCTTCCCGGTGCTGGGGCTGGCGAGCACGGGGGCGCTGTTCGTGGCGGCGCTGCTGTTCGTGTGGGAGCGCGAGAACGCCTGGAAGGCAGGTGTCATGGCGCTGGTGGCGTTCGCGCTGGGCCTGGGCGTGGAGGTACTGGGGAGCCGCACCGGGATTCCGTTCGGGCTGTACTCGTACCAGACGGCGCCCGGGCCGACGCTGCTGGGTGTGCCGCTGATCGTGCCGCTGGGCTGGTTCGCGCTGACGCTGACCGCCACGAGCCTCTCGGGCGGGCGACCCTGGCTGGCGGGGCTCCTGATGCTGCTGTGGGACGTGGGCCTGGAGCCGCTGATGACCGCGCAGCGCTACTGGCTCTGGAGTGATCCCTGGCCACTGTGGGCGGGCGCGCCGGTGCAGAACTTCCTGGGCTGGTGGGGGGTGGGGTGGCTGATCTCGTGGGTGTTCACGGGTCTCGCGCCGCGTCTGTTCGGGCTGCGGCGTGAGGAGTGGGCGTGGGCGCTGCCGTGGCAGTCGCGGGATTTTCCGCTGCACTGGGGGCCCAGCCTGAGTCTGCTGCCGGGCGGCGCGGCGCGGGGCGCAGATTTCCGGGTGGTGTACCCCATTGAGGCGTTCTTCCTGCCGGGCGGGCTGGTGCTGGTGGGCCGGTATGCAGAGGCCGGGGTGACGCTGGCGGCGATGCTGGCGGGCCTGTGGCTGGCGCGGCGGGTGACGCGCTTTGACCGCACCTGA
- a CDS encoding NUDIX domain-containing protein, with product MIRHWWRGLRPKRRLGAGIAVLHAGTVLLVRRGDNALWDVPGGGADAGESPEDTARRELREETGLSVGALRSLGVFPHRYTYQDGNVVDWETHVFVAEFAGGEPRALDDAAEVRWWPLSALPGDVSDATRAYFAALQAVRA from the coding sequence TTGATCCGGCATTGGTGGCGGGGGCTACGTCCGAAGCGCCGCCTGGGCGCAGGCATTGCGGTCCTGCACGCTGGGACCGTCCTGCTGGTGCGCCGGGGCGATAACGCCCTGTGGGACGTGCCGGGTGGCGGCGCGGACGCCGGGGAGTCGCCGGAGGACACCGCCCGGCGGGAACTGCGCGAGGAGACGGGCCTGAGCGTGGGTGCGCTGCGCTCACTGGGCGTGTTTCCACACCGGTACACGTACCAGGACGGGAATGTCGTGGACTGGGAAACGCACGTGTTCGTCGCCGAGTTCGCGGGTGGTGAACCGCGCGCCTTGGATGACGCGGCGGAGGTCCGCTGGTGGCCCCTCTCGGCCCTACCGGGTGACGTGTCGGACGCGACCCGCGCGTACTTCGCGGCCCTACAGGCGGTGCGGGCGTGA
- a CDS encoding phytoene desaturase family protein: MPDFDVIVMGAGHNALVTAAYAAKAGLKVGVFERRHIVGGAVSTEELVPGYRFDYGGSAHILIRMTPVVRELELTRHGLHYLEVDPMFHASDGETPWFIHRDANRTARELEALFPGQGEAYTKFLDDWTPFARSVADLFNSAPGPLDMGKMVVSSGKGKDWMEQLPRILRPYGDVAKEYFTEERVRAPLVWMAAQSGPPPSDPLSAPFLLWHPLYHEGGVARPKGGSGGLTKALKRAIEADGGQVFVNAPVKDILVKDGKAQGVRLENGETYTARAVVSGAHVLTTAGALPDEYVPPAARQVRVGNGFGMILRLALSEKVKYRNHTEPDSRVGLGLLIKNEQQLMKGYGEYLAGEPTSDPPLIAMSFSAVDDSLAPPGGDVLWLWAQYYPYELSSGSWETRTAEARENILNAFEHYAPGTRDTIVGELVQTPQWLETNLGLHRGNVMHLEMSFDQMFSFRPWMKASQYRWPGVQGLYLTGASTHPGGGIMGASGRNAAQVLVKDLTRRRWR; this comes from the coding sequence ATGCCGGATTTCGACGTGATCGTGATGGGCGCGGGGCACAACGCGCTGGTGACTGCCGCGTACGCCGCGAAAGCGGGCCTGAAGGTCGGGGTGTTCGAGCGGCGGCACATCGTCGGCGGGGCCGTGAGTACCGAGGAACTGGTGCCCGGGTACCGCTTCGATTACGGCGGGAGCGCGCACATCCTGATCCGCATGACGCCCGTGGTGCGCGAACTGGAACTCACCCGGCACGGCCTGCACTACTTGGAGGTCGACCCGATGTTCCACGCGTCGGACGGGGAGACGCCGTGGTTCATTCACCGCGACGCGAACCGCACCGCGCGGGAGCTGGAGGCGCTGTTCCCCGGTCAGGGCGAGGCGTACACGAAATTCCTGGACGACTGGACGCCGTTCGCGCGCAGCGTGGCGGACCTGTTCAACTCCGCGCCGGGGCCGCTGGACATGGGGAAGATGGTCGTGTCCAGCGGGAAGGGCAAGGACTGGATGGAACAACTGCCCCGCATCCTCCGCCCGTACGGGGACGTGGCGAAGGAGTACTTCACCGAGGAACGCGTGCGTGCGCCGCTGGTGTGGATGGCCGCGCAGAGCGGCCCGCCCCCCAGTGACCCGCTGAGTGCGCCATTCCTGCTGTGGCACCCGCTGTACCACGAGGGCGGCGTGGCACGGCCCAAGGGCGGCAGCGGCGGCCTGACGAAAGCCCTGAAGCGCGCCATCGAGGCGGACGGTGGGCAGGTGTTCGTGAACGCGCCCGTGAAGGACATCCTCGTCAAGGACGGCAAGGCTCAGGGCGTCCGATTGGAGAACGGCGAGACGTACACCGCGCGGGCCGTCGTGTCCGGCGCGCACGTCCTCACCACGGCGGGCGCCCTGCCCGACGAGTACGTCCCGCCCGCCGCGCGGCAGGTGCGGGTCGGCAACGGCTTCGGGATGATCCTCCGCCTCGCCCTGAGCGAGAAGGTCAAATACCGGAACCACACCGAACCCGACAGCCGCGTCGGCCTGGGCCTCCTGATCAAGAACGAACAGCAGCTCATGAAGGGCTACGGCGAGTACCTCGCGGGCGAACCCACCAGCGACCCACCCCTGATCGCTATGAGCTTCAGCGCCGTGGACGACTCCCTGGCCCCCCCAGGCGGGGACGTGCTGTGGCTGTGGGCGCAGTACTACCCCTACGAACTCAGCAGCGGCTCCTGGGAGACCCGCACCGCCGAGGCCCGCGAGAACATCCTCAACGCCTTCGAGCACTACGCGCCCGGCACCCGCGACACCATCGTCGGGGAACTCGTCCAGACGCCCCAGTGGTTAGAGACCAACCTCGGCCTGCACCGCGGGAACGTCATGCACCTCGAAATGAGCTTCGACCAGATGTTCTCCTTCCGCCCGTGGATGAAAGCCAGCCAGTACCGCTGGCCCGGCGTGCAGGGCCTCTACCTCACGGGCGCCAGCACCCACCCCGGCGGCGGCATCATGGGCGCGTCCGGCCGCAACGCCGCGCAGGTCCTCGTGAAAGACCTGACGCGCCGCCGCTGGCGGTGA
- a CDS encoding GNAT family N-acetyltransferase, translating to MPAFTIRRLGPGDSAALERLAQDETDFTDEPPSPPLTPDAADAYLRDPGVWHWHAEDTSGAPVGFLMAYVHRRRHGEPLDVMFEEIGVRRAWRRLGVGRALVRTLHAKMQAHGIGSVWVAADNEDARAFYEACGYELDELQGVILSREVQLGTLI from the coding sequence ATGCCCGCCTTCACGATCCGCCGCCTGGGACCGGGTGACAGCGCCGCGCTTGAGCGGCTCGCGCAGGATGAGACTGACTTCACGGACGAGCCGCCCAGCCCGCCCCTGACCCCGGACGCCGCCGACGCGTACCTGCGTGACCCGGGTGTCTGGCACTGGCACGCCGAGGACACCAGCGGCGCTCCGGTGGGGTTCCTGATGGCGTACGTGCACCGCCGCCGGCACGGCGAGCCGCTGGACGTAATGTTCGAGGAGATTGGCGTGCGCCGGGCGTGGCGGCGGCTGGGCGTGGGGCGCGCCCTGGTGAGAACCCTGCACGCCAAGATGCAAGCCCACGGGATCGGCAGCGTGTGGGTCGCGGCGGACAACGAGGACGCCAGGGCCTTCTACGAGGCCTGCGGGTACGAGCTGGATGAGTTGCAGGGCGTGATCCTCAGCCGGGAGGTGCAGCTGGGCACGCTCATCTGA
- a CDS encoding aminotransferase class IV gives MAANVTPLPAILNDPAWLHGATAFTTVRTRRGQPLLWVAHLERLRATCAFLSLPPPDPQPPTLDAHPWGLLRVTVSPHGTYHAHRPLTPGPRPDQGVTVRVTDMHIHPQLGAHKTGNYLPYRLAATQAHPHFEGWLQDAGGHVVDGSRTSPLLEIAGQLVVPEGGLPSVTRAAYLRGRPHVTRPVHTRDLAHVTRAWLCGSGTGLVPIRRIEGHTADLPVHWPAPHDPALGWPVEH, from the coding sequence GTGGCCGCGAACGTGACGCCGCTGCCCGCCATCCTGAACGACCCGGCGTGGCTGCACGGCGCGACGGCTTTCACCACCGTCCGCACCCGCCGCGGCCAGCCGCTGCTGTGGGTCGCGCACCTGGAGCGGCTGCGGGCCACCTGCGCGTTCCTGAGCCTCCCCCCGCCGGACCCTCAGCCGCCCACGCTGGACGCGCACCCGTGGGGCCTGCTGCGCGTCACGGTCTCACCCCACGGCACGTACCACGCGCACCGGCCCCTCACGCCCGGCCCACGCCCGGATCAGGGGGTCACGGTACGCGTCACCGACATGCACATTCACCCACAGCTGGGCGCGCACAAGACCGGGAACTACCTCCCGTACCGACTCGCCGCCACGCAGGCCCACCCGCACTTCGAAGGCTGGTTGCAGGACGCGGGCGGACACGTCGTGGACGGCAGCCGCACCTCCCCGCTGCTGGAGATCGCGGGGCAACTCGTCGTCCCCGAAGGTGGGCTTCCCTCTGTCACGCGGGCCGCGTACCTGCGCGGGCGCCCGCACGTCACGCGGCCCGTCCACACGCGTGACCTCGCCCACGTGACCCGCGCGTGGCTGTGCGGCAGCGGCACCGGCCTCGTCCCTATCCGGCGCATCGAGGGGCACACCGCCGACCTCCCCGTCCACTGGCCCGCCCCGCACGACCCGGCGCTGGGCTGGCCAGTCGAGCACTGA